The following proteins come from a genomic window of Oricola thermophila:
- a CDS encoding [protein-PII] uridylyltransferase yields MTAAQTQTGSDTLHAELIAIADRHGGDGSGHAVRSEVLAHLKSVLAEDRKRAEKQLFEDGGGIACAQNLSDDMDRMIRAIYDFAMERVFRVTNLSRGERLALVAVGGYGRATLAPGSDIDLMFVLPYKQTPLGEQLAEYILYMLWDLGLTVGHATRSIDECIRLSKADTTICTAILDMRYLYGERSLFDELEKRFQEEVVQNSASTFIQAKLAERDARHKRMGETRYLVEPNIKDGKGGLRDLQTLFWIAKYFYRVSDRTDLIRKGVLSRSEYNLFVKCEDFLWAVRCHLHFMTGKAEERLGFEVQRGLADRLGYKSHPGLRDVERFMKHYFLIAKDVGDLTRIICAALEEEEVKQAPAFNRFLQTLPFARRSQKIQGTHDFIIENKRINVAADDVFRNDPVNIIRMFWFADRDGLDFHPDALQLIRRSLKLINSTLRNDPRANRLFMDILTSRKDPALNLRRMNEAGVLGRFIPDFGKVVAMMQFNMYHHFTVDEHLIRSVDVLSRIERGILKEEHPLASSLLPDLEAHRRVLYAALFLHDIAKGRPKDHSVAGAEVAEKLCPRLGFSAQETKLVAWLIRDHLTMSTVAQSRDLSDRKTIEDFVASVQTVLRLKLLVILTVCDIRAVGPGVWNGWKGQLLRTLYSEAELAMTGGFSEINRKERAQMAREELLERLSDWPEEERAAYVGRHYDNYLLSVHVDDQVRHAEFIRDSLGKDRKLATTVKTNHFQAITEITVLAPDHPRLLSIIAAACSSAGAKIDGAHVFTTSDGWALDTILINREFEDDGDEIRRATRIGKMIEAVLAGREYVPDMLANKMKQRRGLKAFSIEPSVAINNTLSNRFSVIEVEGLDRPGILSEITGALSDLRLDIHSAHITTFGEKVVDTFYVTDLTGHKLTDPSRQKRIRRVLEDVLQGRGDENPVVQVSAGLARSKAG; encoded by the coding sequence ATGACAGCAGCCCAGACACAGACCGGCAGCGACACGCTGCACGCCGAGTTGATCGCCATCGCGGACAGGCATGGCGGCGACGGCTCGGGACATGCCGTGCGCTCCGAGGTCTTGGCGCATCTCAAGTCCGTCCTTGCCGAGGATCGCAAGCGGGCCGAGAAGCAGCTGTTCGAGGACGGCGGCGGCATAGCATGCGCCCAGAACCTTTCCGACGACATGGACCGGATGATCCGCGCGATCTACGATTTCGCGATGGAGCGGGTGTTCCGCGTCACCAACCTGTCGCGCGGCGAGAGGCTGGCGCTGGTTGCCGTCGGCGGCTACGGGCGTGCAACACTGGCACCGGGTTCCGACATCGACCTGATGTTCGTGCTGCCCTACAAGCAGACACCGCTGGGCGAACAGCTGGCCGAGTACATCCTCTACATGCTCTGGGACCTCGGCCTGACCGTCGGCCACGCCACGCGGTCCATAGACGAATGCATCCGGCTGTCGAAGGCCGACACGACGATTTGCACGGCGATCCTCGACATGCGCTACCTCTACGGCGAGCGGTCGCTCTTCGACGAACTGGAAAAGCGCTTCCAGGAGGAGGTCGTGCAGAACTCGGCCTCGACCTTCATCCAGGCAAAGCTTGCCGAGCGCGACGCGCGCCACAAGCGGATGGGCGAAACGCGCTATCTCGTGGAGCCGAACATCAAGGACGGCAAGGGCGGATTGCGCGACCTGCAGACGCTGTTCTGGATCGCGAAGTATTTCTACCGCGTCTCCGACCGGACGGACCTGATCAGGAAGGGCGTGCTGTCGCGATCGGAGTACAACCTCTTCGTCAAGTGCGAGGACTTCCTCTGGGCGGTGCGCTGCCACCTGCACTTCATGACGGGAAAGGCGGAAGAGCGCCTCGGCTTCGAGGTGCAGCGCGGCCTCGCCGACCGGCTCGGCTACAAGAGCCATCCCGGCCTGCGGGATGTCGAGCGCTTCATGAAGCACTACTTCCTGATAGCCAAGGATGTCGGCGACCTGACCCGCATCATCTGCGCGGCGCTCGAGGAGGAAGAGGTCAAGCAGGCACCGGCCTTCAACCGCTTCCTGCAGACGCTGCCATTCGCCCGGCGGTCGCAGAAGATCCAGGGAACGCACGATTTCATCATCGAGAACAAGCGCATCAATGTCGCCGCCGACGACGTGTTCAGGAACGACCCGGTCAACATAATCCGGATGTTCTGGTTCGCCGACCGCGACGGCCTCGATTTTCACCCCGATGCGCTGCAGCTCATCCGCCGATCGCTGAAACTCATCAATTCGACGCTGCGCAACGATCCGCGGGCGAACAGGCTGTTCATGGACATCCTGACGTCGCGCAAGGACCCGGCACTCAATCTCAGGCGCATGAACGAGGCCGGCGTGCTCGGCCGCTTCATCCCCGACTTCGGCAAGGTCGTGGCGATGATGCAGTTCAACATGTATCACCACTTCACGGTGGACGAGCACCTGATCCGTTCCGTCGACGTGCTGTCGCGAATCGAGCGCGGCATCCTCAAGGAGGAACATCCGCTCGCCTCCTCGCTGCTGCCCGACCTGGAGGCGCACAGGCGGGTGCTCTACGCGGCACTTTTCCTGCACGACATCGCCAAGGGACGGCCCAAGGACCACTCGGTGGCCGGTGCGGAAGTGGCGGAGAAACTGTGCCCGCGGCTCGGCTTCTCCGCGCAGGAGACCAAGCTTGTCGCATGGCTTATCCGCGATCACCTGACAATGAGCACCGTTGCGCAATCGCGTGACCTGTCCGACCGCAAGACCATCGAGGATTTCGTCGCCAGCGTGCAGACGGTGCTGAGGCTCAAGCTGCTCGTCATCCTCACCGTCTGCGACATACGCGCCGTCGGACCCGGCGTGTGGAACGGCTGGAAGGGACAGCTCCTGCGCACGCTCTATTCCGAGGCCGAACTCGCGATGACCGGCGGCTTCTCGGAAATCAACCGCAAGGAACGCGCCCAGATGGCGCGCGAGGAACTCCTCGAACGGCTGTCGGACTGGCCGGAAGAGGAGCGCGCGGCCTATGTCGGACGGCACTACGACAACTACCTGCTGTCGGTGCATGTCGACGACCAGGTGCGGCATGCCGAGTTTATTCGCGATTCGCTCGGCAAGGACCGGAAACTGGCAACGACCGTCAAGACCAACCATTTCCAGGCGATCACCGAGATCACCGTGCTGGCGCCCGACCACCCGCGCCTGCTTTCCATCATTGCGGCCGCCTGCTCGAGCGCGGGCGCCAAGATCGACGGCGCGCATGTGTTCACGACCAGCGACGGCTGGGCGCTGGACACAATTCTCATCAATCGCGAGTTCGAGGACGACGGCGACGAAATCCGGCGCGCGACACGGATCGGCAAGATGATCGAGGCCGTTCTGGCGGGCCGCGAATACGTGCCCGACATGCTGGCAAACAAGATGAAGCAAAGGCGCGGCCTCAAGGCCTTCTCCATCGAACCCTCGGTGGCGATCAACAACACGCTGTCGAACAGGTTCTCCGTCATCGAGGTGGAGGGCCTGGACCGGCCCGGCATCCTGTCGGAGATCACCGGCGCGCTGTCGGACCTCAGGCTCGACATCCATTCCGCGCATATCACGACCTTCGGCGAGAAGGTGGTCGACACCTTCTATGTCACCGACCTGACCGGACACAAGCTCACCGATCCGTCGCGCCAGAAGCGCATCCGCAGGGTGCTGGAGGACGTGCTGCAGGGGCGCGGCGACGAAAATCCGGTCGTGCAGGTGAGCGCCGGACTCGCCAGATCGAAGGCCGGCTGA
- the murJ gene encoding murein biosynthesis integral membrane protein MurJ: protein MSLFGKFLGVGGATSASRVLGFVREAMIAATLGAGPVADAFYAALRFPNLFRRLFAEGAFNSAFVPIFAKEVESNGKAGAAQFAGEVFSVLVLVLAALSALALAFMPFLAATVIAPAFQDTPEKFDLTVLLARIMFPYLAAMSLVAMLSGVLNSFRKYFLAALAPVLLNIVLIAVLLAALQQGWDGRTVGIALAIGVVTSGLLQLALLVYGLARIGFRFTPQRPRLTPQVRRMLKLAAPAALTGGIVQINLVIGQIIASQQDGAIALLNYADRIYQLPLGIIGIAIGVVLLPELARALGAGEQKTALTLQNRSLEFGLGLTVPAAVALALTPVPFIAVIYERGAFLHETTQATAAALAAFAVGLPSFVLVKVLQPAYFAREDMKTPMWFSLVSLVVNAGGSIALFPHFGHVGIAAATSLAGWTNAVLLGATLWRRDQFRPSTETIRRAVLIVICAAAMGAALLGAWSRVDELFLASGILVRVPVTAGLIGGSMVVYFGLALATGGIDRAMLARALKRRGAGGAES from the coding sequence ATGAGCCTGTTCGGCAAGTTCCTCGGCGTCGGCGGCGCAACCTCCGCCAGCAGGGTGCTGGGCTTCGTGCGCGAGGCGATGATCGCCGCCACGCTCGGCGCCGGCCCGGTGGCGGACGCGTTCTACGCGGCGCTGCGCTTTCCCAACCTGTTCCGCCGCCTGTTCGCGGAGGGCGCGTTCAACTCCGCCTTCGTGCCGATCTTCGCAAAGGAGGTCGAGAGCAACGGCAAGGCCGGCGCGGCGCAGTTCGCCGGCGAGGTGTTCTCTGTCCTGGTACTGGTGCTGGCGGCACTCTCGGCGCTGGCGCTCGCCTTCATGCCGTTCCTCGCCGCAACGGTGATCGCGCCGGCCTTCCAGGACACGCCGGAGAAGTTCGACCTGACCGTGCTGCTCGCGCGGATCATGTTCCCCTATCTCGCTGCGATGTCGCTGGTCGCCATGCTGTCCGGCGTGCTCAACTCCTTCCGCAAGTATTTCCTCGCGGCGCTCGCGCCGGTGCTGCTCAACATCGTCCTGATCGCGGTGCTGCTGGCGGCGCTGCAACAGGGATGGGACGGACGGACAGTCGGCATCGCCCTGGCGATCGGCGTGGTGACGTCCGGTTTGCTGCAGCTGGCCCTGCTCGTTTACGGACTTGCCCGAATCGGCTTCCGCTTCACGCCGCAGCGGCCCCGGCTGACGCCGCAGGTCCGGCGGATGCTGAAACTCGCCGCTCCGGCCGCGCTGACCGGCGGCATCGTGCAGATCAACCTCGTCATAGGGCAGATCATCGCCTCGCAGCAGGACGGCGCGATCGCGCTGCTCAACTATGCGGACCGGATCTACCAGCTGCCGCTCGGCATAATCGGCATCGCCATCGGCGTGGTGCTGCTGCCGGAACTGGCGCGCGCGCTGGGCGCCGGGGAGCAGAAGACTGCGCTGACGCTGCAGAACCGGAGCCTCGAATTCGGCCTCGGGCTGACGGTGCCGGCGGCGGTCGCGCTGGCGCTGACACCGGTGCCGTTCATCGCCGTGATCTACGAGCGCGGCGCCTTCCTGCACGAGACGACACAGGCAACGGCGGCGGCGCTTGCCGCCTTCGCCGTCGGCCTGCCGTCCTTCGTGCTGGTCAAGGTGCTGCAGCCAGCCTACTTCGCGCGCGAGGACATGAAGACCCCGATGTGGTTCTCCCTGGTCTCCCTGGTCGTCAATGCGGGCGGCAGCATCGCGCTGTTCCCCCATTTCGGGCATGTCGGCATCGCCGCGGCCACCAGCCTCGCCGGCTGGACCAACGCCGTGCTGCTTGGCGCAACACTGTGGCGCCGCGACCAGTTCCGCCCGTCGACCGAAACGATCCGCCGCGCGGTCCTGATCGTCATTTGCGCGGCGGCCATGGGTGCAGCGCTGCTGGGCGCATGGTCGCGCGTGGACGAGCTCTTCCTGGCGTCCGGCATCCTGGTGCGGGTGCCCGTCACGGCCGGACTGATCGGCGGCTCGATGGTCGTCTATTTCGGGCTGGCGCTCGCCACCGGCGGAATCGACCGGGCCATGCTGGCGCGAGCGCTGAAGCGCCGCGGCGCCGGCGGAGCCGAATCGTGA
- the trpS gene encoding tryptophan--tRNA ligase, whose product MSSFAPLIFSGVQPTGNLTLGNYLGAIKKFVALQETHDCIYCVVDLHALTINPSPKELVNGTRSIAAAFLAAGIDPVKHIVFNQSRVHQHAELAWVFNCVARMGWLNRMTQFKEKAGKDRENASVGLFAYPALMAADILVYRATHVPVGDDQKQHLELTRDVAQKFNYDYSDHIGELGLGVPMEIGEETVNGYFPMTEPVIEGPATRIMSLRDGTKKMSKSDPSELSRINLTDTADDIAKKIRKAKTDPEPLPGDSGGFEGRPEAENLVNIYAALSETTKEEVLREFGGKQFSVFKPALADLAVEKLSPIADEMRRLLDDKGHIDSVLANGAERASVLAEKTMTDVKKILGLSW is encoded by the coding sequence ATGAGCAGCTTCGCCCCCCTGATCTTTTCCGGCGTGCAACCGACCGGCAACCTGACTCTCGGCAACTATCTCGGCGCGATCAAGAAGTTCGTCGCGCTGCAGGAAACCCATGACTGCATCTACTGCGTCGTCGACCTGCATGCGCTGACCATCAATCCATCGCCCAAGGAGTTGGTGAACGGGACACGGTCGATCGCGGCGGCCTTTCTTGCTGCGGGAATCGACCCGGTCAAGCACATCGTCTTCAACCAGAGCCGCGTCCACCAGCACGCCGAACTCGCCTGGGTGTTCAACTGCGTGGCGCGGATGGGATGGCTGAACCGGATGACGCAATTCAAGGAAAAGGCGGGAAAGGACCGCGAGAACGCCTCGGTCGGCCTGTTCGCCTACCCTGCTCTCATGGCCGCGGACATCCTCGTATACCGCGCCACGCACGTGCCCGTCGGCGATGACCAGAAGCAGCACCTGGAGCTGACCCGCGACGTCGCGCAGAAGTTCAACTACGACTACTCGGACCACATCGGCGAACTCGGCCTCGGCGTGCCGATGGAGATCGGCGAGGAAACGGTCAACGGCTATTTCCCGATGACCGAACCGGTGATCGAGGGCCCGGCGACCCGCATCATGAGCCTGCGCGACGGGACGAAGAAGATGTCCAAGTCCGATCCCTCGGAACTGTCGCGCATCAACCTGACCGACACTGCCGACGACATCGCCAAGAAGATCCGCAAGGCGAAGACCGACCCCGAGCCCCTGCCCGGCGACAGCGGCGGTTTCGAAGGGCGCCCGGAGGCCGAAAACCTGGTCAACATCTATGCCGCCCTGTCCGAGACCACCAAGGAAGAGGTACTGAGGGAATTCGGCGGCAAGCAGTTCTCCGTGTTCAAACCGGCCCTAGCGGATCTCGCAGTGGAGAAACTCAGCCCGATTGCCGACGAGATGCGCCGGCTGCTGGACGACAAGGGTCATATCGATTCCGTGCTGGCGAATGGCGCCGAGCGCGCTTCCGTGCTGGCGGAGAAAACCATGACGGACGTGAAGAAGATCCTTGGTCTTTCCTGGTAG
- a CDS encoding universal stress protein has protein sequence MVTKRLIHEAGHRRKFLAIIDDTPECERAVLYAARRAAKTNSGVTLLFVIEPGDFQHWLGVEQVMRAEAMETAEATLAKHAAMARERCGTEVETVIREGVPVEQIHALIEEDQDIAILVLAAGASKEGPGPLVSSIAGRNAAFPIPVTVVPYNLSDEDIESLS, from the coding sequence ATGGTAACCAAGCGACTTATCCACGAGGCGGGCCACCGCCGCAAGTTCCTGGCGATCATCGACGATACGCCGGAATGCGAACGCGCGGTGCTCTACGCGGCACGTCGCGCCGCGAAGACGAACAGCGGAGTGACCCTGCTCTTCGTCATAGAGCCGGGTGACTTCCAGCATTGGCTGGGCGTCGAACAGGTCATGCGCGCCGAGGCGATGGAAACAGCAGAGGCGACGCTGGCGAAGCACGCAGCCATGGCGCGGGAACGCTGCGGCACGGAAGTGGAAACCGTCATCCGCGAGGGCGTGCCCGTCGAGCAGATTCACGCGTTGATCGAGGAAGACCAGGACATCGCCATCCTCGTCCTGGCAGCCGGCGCGTCGAAGGAAGGCCCCGGACCGCTGGTCTCGTCGATCGCCGGCCGGAACGCGGCCTTTCCCATTCCGGTGACAGTCGTGCCGTACAATCTGAGCGACGAGGACATAGAAAGCCTGTCCTAG
- a CDS encoding NifU family protein, which translates to MFIQTEATPNPATLKFLPGNVVLNQGTADFRDADEAATQSPLAAKLFGIDGVSGVFFGYDFITVTKEDAVDWSHLKPAILASIMEHFMSDAPVMADQKEGQEIAPGEEFYDAGDESIVATIKELLETRVRPAVAQDGGDITFRGYKQGTVFLHMKGACAGCPSSTATLQHGIQNLLRHFIPEVQAVEAV; encoded by the coding sequence ATGTTCATCCAGACCGAAGCGACGCCCAATCCCGCCACGCTCAAGTTCCTGCCCGGCAATGTCGTGCTGAACCAGGGAACCGCGGACTTCCGCGATGCGGATGAGGCGGCCACCCAGTCTCCGCTCGCCGCCAAGCTGTTCGGCATCGACGGCGTATCCGGCGTTTTCTTCGGGTATGACTTCATTACCGTGACCAAGGAAGACGCGGTGGACTGGTCACACCTGAAACCGGCGATCCTGGCATCCATAATGGAACATTTCATGTCGGATGCACCGGTCATGGCGGACCAGAAGGAAGGGCAGGAGATCGCACCGGGAGAAGAATTCTACGACGCCGGCGACGAATCGATCGTCGCGACGATCAAGGAACTGCTCGAGACCCGCGTGAGACCCGCCGTTGCCCAGGACGGCGGCGACATCACCTTCAGGGGCTACAAGCAGGGCACGGTCTTCCTGCACATGAAGGGTGCATGCGCCGGATGCCCGTCATCGACGGCAACGCTGCAGCACGGAATCCAGAACCTGCTGCGCCATTTCATCCCGGAAGTCCAGGCTGTCGAGGCGGTCTGA
- a CDS encoding L,D-transpeptidase, whose amino-acid sequence MRGSRILIAVIAALALAGCSTTGGSGLMVNAYTAKADGAYKLPAIPVSKIKRQYRRQIVAYQTKEKPGTVIVDTKAKYLYFVLDGGKAVRYGIGVGREGFTWSGTARVAFKREWPTWTPPEPMIKRQPELAKYRGGMKPGLTNPLGARALYLYNRNGDTGYRLHGTPEWWSIGGNVSSGCIRLMNQDIIDLYERVEPGAKVIVT is encoded by the coding sequence ATGCGGGGGTCACGAATTCTGATTGCGGTCATCGCGGCATTGGCGCTGGCGGGCTGCAGCACCACTGGCGGCTCGGGCCTGATGGTGAACGCCTATACGGCGAAGGCGGATGGCGCTTACAAGTTGCCGGCGATTCCGGTCAGCAAGATCAAGCGGCAGTACCGCCGCCAGATCGTCGCCTATCAGACGAAGGAGAAGCCGGGAACGGTCATCGTCGATACCAAGGCGAAATATCTTTATTTCGTGCTCGATGGCGGCAAGGCCGTGCGTTACGGAATCGGCGTCGGGCGCGAGGGGTTCACCTGGTCGGGCACGGCGCGCGTCGCCTTCAAGCGTGAATGGCCGACCTGGACGCCGCCCGAGCCGATGATCAAGCGCCAGCCGGAACTGGCCAAGTACCGGGGCGGCATGAAGCCCGGCCTTACCAATCCGCTGGGTGCGCGGGCGCTCTATCTGTACAACCGCAACGGTGACACCGGTTATCGCCTGCACGGCACGCCGGAATGGTGGTCGATCGGCGGCAATGTTTCGTCGGGATGCATTCGCCTGATGAACCAGGACATCATCGATCTCTACGAGCGCGTCGAGCCGGGCGCGAAGGTGATCGTCACCTGA
- a CDS encoding MmcB family DNA repair protein has protein sequence MPIIDLHAKNPLEDGRQSARALRIRRGVQQLLTGLGATHLPELTLANGRRADIVALFRDGSIWIVEIKSSVEDMKADSKWPEYRDYCDRLFFATLEDVPEEIFPADCGFIRADTHGGALLREAPEHKLAGARRKAVTLRIAQSAAQRLYRAELSGVELPE, from the coding sequence ATGCCGATCATAGATCTCCACGCGAAAAACCCCCTCGAAGACGGTCGCCAGTCGGCGCGGGCACTGCGCATAAGACGCGGCGTCCAGCAACTGCTGACCGGGTTGGGCGCGACGCACCTGCCGGAGCTGACGCTGGCAAACGGCCGACGCGCCGACATCGTGGCACTGTTTCGCGACGGTTCGATCTGGATCGTGGAGATAAAGTCTTCGGTCGAGGACATGAAGGCCGATTCCAAATGGCCGGAATACCGGGATTATTGCGATCGGCTGTTCTTCGCCACGCTGGAGGACGTTCCCGAGGAAATCTTCCCGGCCGATTGCGGCTTCATCCGCGCCGACACGCATGGCGGCGCGCTTCTGCGCGAGGCGCCCGAACACAAGCTCGCCGGCGCAAGACGCAAGGCGGTAACCCTGCGAATCGCGCAATCGGCGGCGCAAAGGCTCTACAGGGCAGAACTCTCCGGCGTGGAACTGCCGGAATAG
- a CDS encoding ActR/PrrA/RegA family redox response regulator transcription factor encodes MEEQSDLGPDRRLLIVDDDRLFLQRLGRAMESRGFEVTLAETIAEGLAEVRKAPPAYAVVDMRLGDGNGLDVIEEIRSRRPDARAIVLTGYGNIATAVTAVKLGAINYLAKPADADDIFAALTAEPGEKTPPPENPMSADRVRWEHIQRVFEACDRNVSETARRLNMHRRTLQRILAKRAPR; translated from the coding sequence ATGGAAGAGCAAAGCGACCTGGGCCCGGATCGGCGTCTCCTGATCGTGGATGACGACAGATTGTTTCTGCAGCGGCTCGGACGGGCGATGGAAAGCCGCGGATTCGAGGTCACCCTGGCCGAGACGATCGCGGAAGGCCTGGCGGAAGTGAGGAAGGCGCCACCGGCCTATGCCGTGGTTGATATGCGGCTTGGCGATGGCAACGGCCTCGATGTCATCGAGGAGATTCGCTCTCGCCGGCCGGATGCCCGGGCAATCGTCCTGACGGGCTACGGCAACATCGCCACCGCCGTGACCGCGGTGAAGCTGGGTGCGATCAACTACCTGGCGAAACCGGCCGACGCCGATGACATCTTCGCCGCGCTTACGGCCGAACCGGGCGAGAAGACGCCGCCGCCGGAAAACCCGATGTCGGCCGACAGGGTGCGCTGGGAGCACATCCAGCGTGTTTTCGAGGCTTGCGATCGCAACGTGTCGGAAACGGCGCGCCGCCTCAACATGCACCGCCGCACCCTGCAAAGGATTCTGGCCAAGCGGGCGCCGCGCTGA
- a CDS encoding ActS/PrrB/RegB family redox-sensitive histidine kinase translates to MEYDLAPETGFSTRRLRLSTITNTRWLATFGQLSAVAFVALVLRFEFPVIACVVLIVLAALLNLVLTWFFPANKRLNPAGVLAVLVFDVAQLAGLLALTGGLTNPFCVLLVVPVIISATTLAPRYTALLGATTLAIATALVFVYLPLPWYPDTRLEIPLVYVAGVWVAVASMLIFTAFYVYRVAEEARRLSDALAATELVLQREQHLSALDGLAAAAAHELGTPLATISLVVKEMGREPLDPDSLRDDITLLRTQADRCREILRRLSTLGAGDEDHLARMALRTMIEEVVAPHREFGIAITTVVESRDGDEPVCRRNPAILYGLGNLVENAVDFAEETVEIRLSWTPETVSVRILDDGPGFPPEVLERIGEPDLPLARFSARSRNGGGGLGLGIFIAKTLLERSGATVRFANAFSSGKGADVVVEWPRQSGQLAAGEK, encoded by the coding sequence ATGGAATATGATCTTGCCCCGGAAACAGGCTTTTCCACGCGCCGGTTGCGCCTGTCGACCATCACCAACACGCGCTGGCTGGCGACCTTCGGCCAGCTGTCGGCCGTCGCCTTCGTGGCGCTGGTTCTGCGTTTCGAGTTTCCGGTCATCGCCTGCGTTGTGCTCATTGTCCTCGCGGCGCTTCTCAATCTCGTCCTGACCTGGTTTTTTCCGGCCAACAAGCGGCTCAATCCCGCCGGTGTACTGGCCGTTCTCGTTTTCGATGTCGCGCAGCTGGCGGGTCTGCTGGCGCTGACCGGCGGCCTGACCAACCCCTTCTGCGTTCTGCTCGTTGTCCCGGTCATCATTTCGGCGACCACGCTGGCGCCGCGCTACACGGCGTTGCTCGGGGCGACGACGCTCGCCATCGCGACTGCGCTGGTCTTCGTCTATCTTCCGCTGCCCTGGTACCCGGATACGCGGCTCGAGATCCCGCTGGTATATGTCGCGGGGGTGTGGGTCGCGGTTGCCTCCATGCTCATCTTCACGGCGTTCTATGTCTATCGCGTCGCCGAGGAGGCGCGCAGGCTGTCGGATGCGCTGGCCGCGACCGAGCTGGTCCTGCAACGCGAGCAGCATCTTTCCGCGCTGGACGGGCTGGCGGCGGCCGCCGCGCACGAGCTCGGCACGCCGCTGGCGACGATTTCCCTCGTGGTCAAGGAAATGGGCCGTGAGCCGCTCGATCCCGACAGCCTCCGCGACGACATCACGCTTTTGCGCACCCAGGCCGACCGTTGTCGCGAGATACTCAGGCGGCTTTCGACGCTGGGCGCGGGTGACGAGGATCACCTGGCGCGCATGGCGCTTCGCACCATGATCGAGGAGGTCGTGGCGCCGCATCGCGAATTCGGCATAGCGATCACCACCGTGGTCGAGAGCCGGGACGGCGACGAGCCGGTTTGCCGCCGAAACCCGGCTATTCTCTATGGCCTGGGAAATCTCGTGGAAAACGCGGTCGACTTTGCCGAGGAGACGGTCGAGATCCGGTTGTCGTGGACGCCGGAAACCGTTTCCGTTCGCATACTGGACGACGGTCCCGGCTTCCCTCCGGAAGTCCTCGAGCGGATCGGCGAGCCCGACCTGCCGCTGGCCAGGTTCTCGGCACGGTCCCGCAATGGCGGCGGCGGGCTTGGACTCGGCATATTCATCGCCAAGACGCTGCTCGAGCGCAGCGGGGCCACGGTCCGGTTCGCCAACGCGTTTTCATCCGGCAAGGGCGCCGATGTGGTCGTGGAATGGCCGCGTCAGTCCGGGCAACTGGCAGCCGGGGAAAAATGA